Within the Mugil cephalus isolate CIBA_MC_2020 chromosome 1, CIBA_Mcephalus_1.1, whole genome shotgun sequence genome, the region CATCAAACATGGCAAGGTAACGTGgaacaaggacaaggaaacatggaacatggcgtGGAGACGTTAGAGTAACATTAACGacacgacaaggaacaaagggaaaggcagggttttatatacacatgaggactgagggatgagaagacacaggtgagacacatgagggcaATCAATGCAGGTGAAttcaataaacaatcaagagacaaggaggcacaagacaggaaatccacaacttaacaaaataaaacaggatacacaacattacacagacagacatgacaaaaccacaaggaaacacaatggacaggaaactagaaaacatgacaaaataaaacaggaaacttcaaaacatgatcacaaaataaaagacagacatagaaccttgacactACCCACTTTAATAAGTTGGTGTCTTTCCATATCGTATATTCCTAATAATGATATTTATGCTATGGTCTATGGTTTTTTAATCCCATGCATGTTTCTTCATCTCCTATAATACTCTCTACTGTATATTCTAAattgtttttccatctctttccaCTTAGCTGTGTAATCTGGTTTGCACCAATCTACAATATATTTCAATTGGGCCGCATGAAttattctgaatgaatgaattattctTTCAGTTTTGTAAGTCCCACCCCTCCTTCCTATTTTCACAGCTGTAGAGTTTCCAATCTTATTCTCAGCCCTTTgacccctaaaaaaaaaactatgataTTCTATTCCAGTTTCCGGATAGAGACTGTGGGATCTCTACTAGTAGGTACTAGAACAGGGACGAGAATCTCCTGATTTGTCTTGTCATAATTTTATAGTTTGGACAGTCGTTTGGCGATTGTAACCCCcaaatattctgttttattcagtgtccaattaaaattaaataattctttTCTATTCTCATTTGGTGGACTATAGTAAAGCATTAATATTTGTGcctttgtgtgatttattttatatcatccATGTCATTCACGAAAAGTTCTATCTTTTGTTCTACGCCATTCACCACCACTCCTTTGGTCCAGTCTAACAGCCTGTGCCAGAGGTTCtataaaaagagcaaaaagagtgtgtgtgtgatcaacAGCATCATTGCATTGTTGATCTTGTCCTCgtcatcatctttttttttttttaatcgataaagaaaaacagccaaGACACTTACAGGACAGGATGAGCTGATGATAACAAATGAGCTAGAATTTAACAGCACagaaggtgtgagtgtgtgtgctgtgttgtgtgggCGAATGTTCAGTCTGGAGGGGAAAATATGTGTGTAAACAAGAGATTCAATAACATAAACAGAAACCACTGAGATTGGTTTGattctaaattatttattatggctTGGAAGAAGTTAAATGCATGTTTCTGCATGATGATTTCTGAtaatacatctgaaaagacaaactgtgtctcatttaaaataaatgtccatACTGGCTGACCCACGATTTGGAGTCAGTTCTTAATTTTGGCTTTGACACCACAGCTCTAGGAAAGATAGATAAGCTGCCCTGAATGGGATTTCCAGTGGATGCCTCAAATGAACTATTATTTATAGATATAAATCAACTATCAGATGATGTAGCTGGGatgttgagttgagttgaacAACGCTGCAAGGGGCTGCATGGGTGAGAATGTGAggtaatttatattttaatgatttGACATCGACCATAAAGGCAGATTGAACAGAAAATCTGCTCTTCAAATGCCTCTCAACAAGCCTTAAGCTTAACCCTTTGCCCAAATACCAAGCTTGTCACTGTGGCTGTGAACATGTTACTTTAATGGGACGTACAGTTTCACTTCAGATTGGCCAATCAAACAAAGTCTTGTCTTTGAAGAGTCGGTGAAGCTCAAGAGCGAGATTCATTTCACTCAAGTCACAGATTTGAACATGATGACATCTCTAAAGTTTGTTTTCTACCTCACATGTTTGTTCTTGAGAAAGGGTGAGTTGTGATTTCGGGACTGTGTTATTCTTTGTGACACTGTCTCTGTTTCTCATTTGTATACTATATTTATCTTCTAAAATATGAAATTGattgtgtctttgctttgtcTCTCCAGTTACTTTAGCTCAGGAGACACATCAGTCCTCATATCATCAAGAGAGTGACTTCAAATCAGTAAATGTTGGTGAAACTGTAATTTTGCCATGTTTCTATGGAAATGATGTGACAGCAAGACTTTACTGGTATAAGCAAACTCTGGGTCAGAAACCAAAGCTCATTTCTTCATTCTACATCTATGATGGCAAGGGATTTTTTTATAATGAATTTGTGAACAATTCACGTTTTACACTGGACACTGAAAATAGTAAAAACCACTTAAGTATTTCAGATTTACGTATTTCAGACTCAGCTACTTATTATTGCGCAAATAGTGATTCAGCCGTGTTCGAATTTGCAGAAGTCATTACAGTCAGTGTAAAAGGTTCAGGTTTGAATATTAACACTTTAGTTCAGTCTTCATCTGAGACTGTCCAGCTCGgagactctgtgactctgaactgtacagtacacactgggACCTGTGATGGAGAACACAGAGTTTACTGGTTCAAAGACTCTGAAGAATCTCATCCAGGACTCATATACACTCATGGAGGCAGGAATGATCAGTGTGAGAGGaaaagtaacacaaaaacacaaaactgtttctACAACCTGCCAATGGACAACCTGAATCTGTCTCATAATGGGatctactactgtgctgttgCCTCATGTGGATACATACTGTTTGGAAATGGGACCAAGCTGGAGTTGAAGAGTGAGTAGAACTGTAACAGACGTTTTTTgatctgattctgatctgaACAGTTCTGATTATTCCATAAAGATGATGTTGTTGATGTCATTCCATGTCTGCCTCATgctgcagatgaggaggttTCTCTTGTCTTGGTGTATTTCCTGAGTGGCGCTTTAGCATTCACCACTATTTTGACACTTTTACTGGCTGCATCACAGTACATACACAGGAGAAACAGCCAGCAAGCTACAGGTAAATTGTATTGTTTATTGCCTAATTACTCAATTTTAACATTAGAGTAacacagcttttctttgtgtttcagatgaGAGATTTTCGGCTTCATACACAATAAACTCAGAGGTATCCAGATAACTTTCAAAATAATCGCAttgctgaaatgttttcttcttagGTATGTGGCACATTGTAaggtgttgttttctgttttattagcaGAGTTTCCAGGCTGAAGAAAACCtccattacgctgctttaagaGTAAAGAAGGCCAATCGATCCAGAAGTGAGACAGATGACACAGAGGATAAATGTATCTACTCTGGTGTTAGGAAATAAACTCCTGTTTCAGATGTGTCTTTGAGTAACAAagttctattttgtttttctgctaaaatgtaaatcattactataaacaacacaaaaataaaaacttctccCTGGATATGAAGTTTTGAAGGGAACTGAATTTGATATCAGGCAGTTATGTGtccttttagcttttagctgaGACTTCCCATTCACAGTGGAAGATTTCAACATAGTTACAGTATGAAATATGCAAATTTTACCAAGTCACATGTCTATCATTGCTTGTCCAGAATGTATGTAATGGAAATATACCTTTGGGGAAACAAACTTATCTTACAAGTATTTGATTTTCACAAAcccagacatttttttttcctttctttccttttttacatGTGgtttaattgtaataataaaatttgtcttttctcttttctcgtGTACACTTATTATCAACACACTGTGTGTAGGTGTGGCCTAGGTATTACTCAGGTTGTGGGGGTTACATTACAGGGACCTGTATACTTATGAGGATGAAAAGCAAGTTCCTGTAACATGTAACATTCAAGACACGTTTTAAGGTCAGGTTAAGGGAAGTTCCATTCTAAAGTCAAGGCTACAATGAAATGTAAAGCAGCGAGGGTCATTTTGTGGTCACCTGACTTCCGAAAGTAGAAAACTGCTTACTTCTGATACACACTTCTCCTTTGCTCCCCCATTCTCCTCTGTCCAacctccctccttttttttttttttcttactataTCTTTAGTTCTATGAATTACCTTGACACaaaattgattaattaatgGCATAAAAGTGAACTGACTTTTTGGAGAAGATAAGGTCACCGACTTTATGGAGTCAGAGTCAATTATCCCGGCTGCAGTTATAAGAGGAAGCAGTCTTTGATGAAAccataagtaaaaaaaaaataaataaattaaaatgaacataaTAAGAGGTCTACAGCATGTGTGCATTGTATTGgaatgtgcatttatttctaGTGCACGTTCAGTAAATCACTGCCGTGCAGTATTTTTAGTGCATTTCACTTGTATTTGCTGAATGTTTAtacatgcttgttttttttcacatgataATGATTACATAAGCAAAAGCAGTATGGTTTTAAATATAAGGTCTGAGGTTTTAATGTGACTGCAACGCAGCAGCTGGACCGAGCGGTGCAAATGCACCAAAAATGAACCACACGTTGAAAAGCGAGCACAGGATCTTACATAAGTGAGAACGTTTGTGGTTATTCATTTTTCAAGAGCTGCACTTGCCAGCATAGGTAACAGTGAGGACGTTTCCTTAACAGGACATTTGACATCTTCTGTGGTTGGccagtcacacacagactcgTCTCTGAGGAGTGGAGAAAAGCTCAAGAATCTTTTTAATATGAGAATCTCGGCAAAATGATACTTTCCGTGTTCGTTTTTAGTCTGTCATGTGCACTCCTAGGAGGAGCAGGTGagttattatttatcttattttatttattttttttttttttttagaaatgttgctttgtgtgttaaatgcacatgctctattttttttcccttgtacTCCAGCTCAGGTGGCTGAACAGAAATTGTCCTCATATGTTCATCAAGAGAGTGGCATTGTTGTGGCTAAGGTTGGGGATGAAGTAACTCTGAAGTGTTTCTACAATGATTTTGCCAGATTTTACTGGTACAAACAAGCACTGGGACAGACACCTACGCTCATCTCTAGCTTTTACAAGTTTGACAGAAATGGCACCTTTTACAACGAATTCAAGAACAACCCCCGCTTCACGCTAGATAGCGGCAGCGGCAAAAATCACTTGACGATAACAGATTTGCGTGCATCAGACTCAGCTACCTACTACTGCGCAAGTAGCTATACCTTTATCTTTGAATTTAGTAGAGGAACATTTCTCAGTGTGGGGGATTCTGGATTGAACGTCCAAGATTCGGTTCATCAGTCTTCATTTGAGAATCTGATGACAGAAGGctctgtgactctgaactgCACAGTACGCACCGGGACCTGTAAGGGAGACCACAGCGTGTACTGGTTCAGAAACTCTGAGGAATCTCATCCGGGAGTAATTTACATCCATGGACACAGAAATGATCAGTGTGAGAGGAACCCcaacgcacaaacacatacttgtGTCTACAACTTGCCCAGGACGAATGTGAACCACGCTGGGACCTACTACTGTGCTGTTGCTGCATGTGGACACATTGCGTTTGGAAACGGGACCAAGGTGGATTTTAAGGGTGAGTCATTGTACGAGAATGGTTGTGAGATAAATGCTAGTCGTCACTGATTCTGACACTCCGCAGATGGGGACGACCTTCTTTTCAGGGTGTATTTCTGGAGCGGGGCTTCGGCATTCACCACCATTCTGAGTGTTCTGCTGACTTTCTTAGTGTGCAAGATGAGCCGGAGCAACAGCTCCCCTTATAGAggtaatttgtctttttttttttttctataccaCTGATGTAACATGTTTATGAGATGTTAAGAACATATCATGTTTTTCAGATTCTCAAGAAAGATTTCCAACTTCATCCAAAACAAATGTTAAGGTACTtcactttttaaagagctacattaatatttttaataagcGTCACAATTGTTTCGCCACAGTCTGATGTACTGTGTCTCATGTCCAGGGTTACCAAAATGGAGACTACCGTTATTACATTGCTTTGAGGCAGATAAGGATCAACAAATCAAGGAGGCCAAGGGATAACACGTGGAGTGAATGTGTGTACTTTGGTGGAAAGTAGTAAATGGGTTTTACCACACGTGATCTTGGTAGGTACATTTTGAAAGTGTAATCTTGGTCATGGTTAAGAAACCAGGACCATTTCCTTACGTCATTTCGTGCGGTCAGGTGTGAACTCTGCGACCGCACTCCGTcctgaaacaaaagaaatcagcTGACCTCAGATAAAGAGAGGGGTTTCTGATGCGACTACCCTTGGAATTATATCACCAAGCTGCATTTCACCTGATGTTTTGTGTCTTGTGGAAGAGTTTGCACCTGATCTTTTCGTGTTTTTCCTGGCTGCAGCAAACTTTTCTTGCTATGCCTATGCCCTAGATGGATGATCAATCTAAACATGTGGTTCATATACAGAACCTATGCATACGCAACCACAGAACAACAATGAATGCTAGTGCCCACGCTCGTATATTGTTGATtacattattttcaaaaatCCTATATTTACCAACCATACTGTTGGAAAGAACTTTTTATCAATTGCCCTCTGACCACGGACTGAACCATAAGTTGCCTTTTCAGACATGTAGTAAACAACAGACTGTCAGCGTGAGTGACCTTCTTACTGTCGGACTTTAGATTTTTATGGAAGCTAGCAAGACCGTACATGAGGACGAGGACACATCTGTAATGATGatgactgcttttttttctgattttactCTTGTATGCATTTGCAAATAAAAGAGCGCAaagtaacacacagacaagcAGATACAATTAAGAAGTAGGTACATTCCATGCAATGTTGACCAATACATCCATTCCATGATGTGAATTCTCCCTACAAAACATGGTCTGCCGGGTACATAGACCAggactgcagctttaaagtgaTATACTGTACACAAAGCTTCGTCTTACATATACGTAATTAAACAAGTTTTTACAAATACATGAATTGCAGTGATTTACATTCTTTCTATGAGTAGACAAGTAGAATGTGTACGTAGAATGTCTACACGTTTAATACATTCCAAAACTGTGACCATTGCAGAAAAAGCCCATACAATAGCCCATACTAAGTTAGTTACGGGCAACTTTTTCAAGTCATTTGTCATTGTATTGTTGTAGATTCATTACTCAATATTTTTCTGTCACAATGATGGGCTCTTTTAAAGCTATGAAGCTGATAACATCTAATCAAATATGTTCAGCTTCTAATCTGTTTgcttgcacatgtccattcttgGGATTTGTAAGAGCCCATGTGGGCTAGAGCCTATCCCGGCTGTCATTGGGCTAGAGGTGGGGTACACTTGGAATCTGGACAGGTCTCCAATCTATCACagagggctaacacagagagacagacaaccactcacacctaCACCGACGCATATTTAGAATCACagattaacctaacgagcatgtctttggatggtgggaggaagtatCTAGAGAGAACctgtgcagacacagggagaacacgcaaacAGAGTTGACCTAGTCGGCCAATGGATTTGAatccagaaccttcttgctgtgtggCAACAGTGCTGATCACCACAACACTGTGTCGGCCTCCATTatcaaaataatgaatattaaaattcctattaactaaaataaaaagctcacaACACTAATACTATAAAAACAGTTTGCCACGTACATTGGTGCCCCACTCCCCCTCCCCATCCTTCTTGAAATCCACAACACCTGCCTATTCTTTGGCTTTGTGTTCTGCGTAAGGTTGCCTCAGACAGTTTTCATAAGGAATCTGGAACAAGAAGCCACTAGAGAGGTCAGGTGGCGATCAAGTAGAAATCTTGAGAATGACACTTGCTGAACTGCAATAAAGGGACAATTTACATAAGCTGTACAAAGACGTAAGATATCTGCTATCAAAATCACATACAAGAGAGTCCATTTAAATAGgccttaaccctaaccttaaccccaggtcataaccctaaccctagactctaaccctaaccacaaAAAAAGCGTGTTCACAGGatgtttgaaagaaagaaaaaaaagataaatatctggaaaataaaaaaaaaaaaataagaaaaatacatgCTGGGACATAATGGAAACAACTGAGATTAATTGGCTTAATGTCAGCCTCCTCACCTAGCTCATGTCCGAGGGTAAAATACAGCACAGTGATGTTTGTTTGTACGTATCTGTATTACAACTACAGCCACAAGAAAACATTGTGCAACTTGACTTCAGTGAAACAATTGGACTGGACATACGATATGTGGCTAAATGTAGGACAATCACAGGAACAATATGGCATCCAATCTTTTAAATTTTGCTGACACTGGTGTCAAAACAGGCCACAGTGAAGGGGCTTTTACTTCAGCATGCACCAGCAAATCAAGTTCCTTGAAATGAGGATTGTGAACCAATCAGACTTCACATATTTAGTGAAATGTAGGACAAAGGTGCAATCTGCTGCTGCCTCAGTAGTTTAGAACACTGGCTCAGAGTGAGAGTAGGAGAAGCAGACAAGATGATGGTGTTCATTGcaaacatcttcctcttctggTTGTTGTGTAAGTAGCATATATTAACTTACAGCATCTTTTCATCACAGTCTTGAGACACAAAGCTGATTAtattctgtctgtttatttcagGTGAGGCAAAGCTGAGTGAAATCTCTCAGCCTGAGTCGTTGAAAACACTGAACCTTGGAGACTCAGCTATGATTAAATGCCACATAAAgagtaaaatgacaaaaagggTGTGGTACAAACTGACTACAGAGAGGAAACTGCAGCTCGTTGCAACACTCGATTCCTACTATAATCGGCGCATGTTCGCCGATGAATTTCAGCACCGTTACTCTGTCCAGTTTGACGAGCTCAACTGTCACCTGATCATATCTAGAACGTCGTGGGACGATGTTGGAACGTACTTCTGTGGAGTGCTGCTCTTAAATGACATTGAGTTTGGATCAGGAACCCTTTTGATGCTTAAAGGTATTAATTCACAGTAACTGATTATTAAATCTAATTTCAGTTTAATAATGCTAATGACAATGCAATtcattgtgtgtctttttcaagGTGCAAAGATGGTCAGTGACTCTGTCGTCCAGCTGCCTCCATCTCAGTCAGTCCAGTCTGGAGACTCTCTGACCCTCAGCTGTTCAGTTCACACTGAATGCACGGCAGAATACATGAATGTCATGTGGCTGAAAAACTCTGATCATTCTGCCCCTGAAATGATTTACTCTGAAAATAACGGCAGTGCTTGTCAGAAGACTAAGAGTGGAGAAACCACTTGTGTGTACAACCTTCTCATGAGGAACATCAGCTCTGATGATGCTGGAGTTTACTACTGTGTGGTGACTTCATGTGGACAAATGCTACTGGGAAATGGGACCAAGCTCATCTTTAACTGTAAGTATGTTGTTAGTATATATGAAGGTATGATACGTATGAAGCTCCCGTATTGTACGCAACATGATTCGAACAGCtgtatatactgcatatatacACCGTGTTGCCTAATTTTGCAGATGGCACGGACTCTCCAGACGTTGGCCGTGTTTGTATTTTGGTGCCCACCATCCTGCTGGGAGCTTATCTGGCTTTCGTAGTGTGCATGATCAGTAAGAGACACTGCTTCATTGTATCtatacatttcattcattcaacgtGTCATTAATTAAGGACTATTGTTGTCTTTCAGAATCTTGTGAATCCTCAGAAGGATATTCTGCTCACTCTACAATCTATGCAGAGGTATCTGTTAGGCTTTCCTTTGcatcatacagtatatacaacaTAAACATGCAATCAACAGTGCTGTGACTATATCATTTTCCAGGTACAAGAAAACGAACATCTGAAGATCAAAAGATCAAAAAGACTGAGAGACGACACCTGGACTGAATGTGTGTACTCCACTGTAAAGCAGTACTAATGAACgctttgtcttctcttttgcatttttaaaatggcaTCTTACTAGTGTGGCCTTTCAAGCAAGCTTACGCTTTACTTTTAATAACATTACGTACAATCAATGTACAGCTTTACCCTGCAATAAACTCATTAAATAAGATATTctaaagacaaaacatgaagTGCAGTTATTTCCACAATCACTGTGAAACAAGACAGCTCTAGACTCTCCTCAGTGGTGCCATTAGTTACTCTACCAATAGCAAATTTAGCACGAAAATATAAAGAAGCAGGGATCAAACTCATAAACATACAAACTGACCAACAATGAAAAAGACAGTTTTCTTCAAATCTGTGCAGTACATCTGTAAAATCATCACAGGAAGCAAGTATTTGTCAACTGTTGCATAAACCTTTTTCAGGCAGTTGGCATTGTCAGGTCTGAGTCAGGGTATACTTAGGTCAGGCACTTTTTGTCGTTGTGTGGATGACTCTTCAAGCTTTTATAAATGATAAGAGTTTTTTATGACCTATTCAAGACAAAAGTAACACAGTTAACTCAAGTCCAATTATGCTATGTTACCAATATAACTGAAATCTTCtataataaaatgatctgatgtTGAATTAATTACATGAGTAGCCAGCACCAATGCTAGTAAGAACATAACTTGGTTGTTCTGGCTGCGATGTCAACTGTGGGACCTGAAGGTGTGTAGCTGTACCCACTAACCACAAGCAGAGGACGGTTCAAGTTATGAATACGAGAATGCAGGTAAGAGGGCATTCTTTTCTGAACAATGTGCTATGTAAAAGTAAGGCAATGTTTCCACTGTTAACACTGCACTGTGGTTTCCTGGTGAGAGGTTGCAGGTAGCATCACATTATACAGGTCAGCGGGAAGTAACTTTTGCATTTAGAGCACAAGAATGTAGGGCTGATCTGGTTTAAGCCAAGAAGCGTTAAACTCAAATGGTACTGCAGTATCGAGTGTTGTATAACACCagggtcctttttttttctaccattaaATGAGAATACTAAAAGACTCATCACATGTGTGCTACACAGCGCCACGAAAAAATGAGGTCCCCAGGTGTGTTGAGAAGCATGCAACAAAACTGCTGTTTTAACTCTGCCAACCTCATTGTGGTTCACATTGGTGTTAACCTTTATTATCAAAGTGCTGAAGACATATTGAGACAACACCATGAAGGGCCGCAAAGAAAGGGTCTTTGCTCTAGCGTGAAAAGCAAATCATGTTTCTCTAAATGAGGAtgatgaaccaatcagaacTTTGCACAGATTCACTAACACCAAGTTGTCCTACATTCCGCtacagtctgctgctgctgcttcagttgCTTCGAAAATCAGCTCGGAGAAGCAGGAGCCGAGAAGCAGACAAGATGATGATGTTCATTgcaaacatcttcctcctctgtttgttgcGTAAGTAGCATATATACACTTATAGCATGTTTTCATCAGAGTCTGGAGACACAAAGCTGATTATATTCTATcgttatttgtttgttttttttcaggtggGGCACAGCTGAATGAAATCTCTCAGCCTGAGGCGCTGCAAACACTGAACCTTGGAGACACAGCTATGATTGAATGCTACATAAACAGTGTACTGACAAAAAGAGTTTGGTACAAACTGACTATAAAGAGGAGACTACAGCTTGTTGCAACTTTTAATTCTGACTATAATCATACTACCTTTACTGATGAGCGTTATTCATTAAAGACTGATGGGGTCAACATGCATCTGATCATATCTAGAACATCGTGGGATGATGTTGGAACGTACTTCTGTGGAGTAGTGCTCTTGGATGACATTAAGTTTGGATCAGGGAcctttctgattctgaaaggTATTTAGTCTCTGTAGCTGACTATTAAATCTTCATAGTTGCATGTTGTTTCAGTGTAATAATGCCAATGAGTGCAATCAATCTGGTTTCTTTTTCAAGGTGCAAAGATGGTCAGTCACTCTGTCGTCCAGCTGCCTCAGTCACAGTCAGTCCAGTCTGGAGACTCTCTGACCCTCAGTTGTTCAGTTCACACTGAATGCACAGAGCATGCGAGTATTATGTGGCTGAAAAACTCTGATTATTCTGCCCCTGAAATGATTTACTCTGAAAATAACGGCAGTGCTTGTCAGAAGACTAAGAGTGGAGAAACCACTTGTGTGTACAACCTTCTCATGAGGAACATCAGCTCTGATGATGCTGGAGTTTACTACTGTGTGGTGACTTCATGTGGACAAATGCTACTGGGAAATGGGACCAAGCTCATCTTTAACTGTAAGTATGTTGTTAGTATATATGAAGGTATGATACGTATGAAGCTCCCGTATTGTACGCAACATGATTCGAACAGCtgtatatactgcatatatacACCGTGTTGCCTAATTTTGCAGATGGCACGGACTCTCCAGACGTTGGCCGTGTTTGTATTTTGGTGCCCACCATCCTGCTGGGAGCTTATCTGGCTTTCGTAGTGTGCATGATCAGTAAGAGACACTGCTTCATTGTATCtatacatttcattcattcaacgtGTCATTAATTAAGGACTATTGTTGTCTTTCAGAATCTTGTGAATCCTCAGAAGGATATTCTGCTCACTCTACAATCTATGCAGAGGTATCTGTTAGGCTTTCCTTTGcatcatacagtatatacaacaTAAACATGCAATCAACAGTGCTGTGACTATATCATTTTCCAGGTACAAGAAAACGAACATCTGAAGATCAAAAGATCAAAAAGACTGAGAGACGACACCTGGACTGAATGTGTGTACTCCACTGTAAAGCAGTACTAATGAACgctttgtcttctcttttgcatttttaaaatggcaTCTTACTAGTGTGGCCTTTCAAGCAAGCTTACGCTTTACTTTTAATAACATTACGTACAATCAATGTACAGCTTTACCCTGCAATAAACTCATTAAATAAGATATTctaaagacaaaacatgaagTGCAGTTATTTCCACAATCACTGTGAAACAAGACAGCTCTAGACTCTCCTCAGTGGTGCCATTAGTTACTCTACCAATAGCAAATTTAGCACGAAAATATAAAGAAGCAGGGATCAAACTCATAAACATACAAACTGACCAACAATGAAAAAGACAGTTTTCTTCAAATCTGTGCAGTACATCTGCAAAATCATCACAGGAAGCAAGTATTTGTCAACTGTTGCATAAACCTTTTTCAGGCAGTTGGCATTGTCAGGTCTGAGTCAGGGTATACTTAGGTCAGGCACTTTTTGTCGTTGTGTGGATGACTCTTCAAGCTTTTATAAATGATAAGAGTTTTTTATGACCTATTCAAGACAAAAGTAATACAGTTAACTCAAGTCCAATTATGCTGTGTTACCAATATAAATGAAATCTTCTctaataaaatgatctgatgtTGAATTAATTACATGAGTAGCCAGCACCAATGCTAGTAAGAACATAACTTGGTTGTTCTGGCTGCGATGTCAACTGTGGGACCTGAAGGTGTGTAGCTGTACCCACTAACCACAAGCAGAGGACGGTTCAAGTTATGAATACGAGAATGCAGGTAAGAGGGCATTCTTTTCTGAACAATGTGCTATGTAAAAGTAAGGCAATGTTTCCACTGTTAACACTGCACTGTGGTTTCCTGGTGAGAGGTTGCAGGTAGCATCACATTATACAGGTCAGCGGGAAGTAACTTTTGCATTTAGAGCACAAGAATGTAGGGCTGATCTGGTTTAAGCCAAGAAGCGTTAAACTCAAATGGTACTGCAGTATCGAGTGTTGTATAACACCagggtcctttttttttctaccattaaATGAGAATACTAAAAGACTCATCACAT harbors:
- the LOC125016199 gene encoding signal-regulatory protein beta-2-like produces the protein MMVFIANIFLFWLLCEAKLSEISQPESLKTLNLGDSAMIKCHIKSKMTKRVWYKLTTERKLQLVATLDSYYNRRMFADEFQHRYSVQFDELNCHLIISRTSWDDVGTYFCGVLLLNDIEFGSGTLLMLKGAKMVSDSVVQLPPSQSVQSGDSLTLSCSVHTECTAEYMNVMWLKNSDHSAPEMIYSENNGSACQKTKSGETTCVYNLLMRNISSDDAGVYYCVVTSCGQMLLGNGTKLIFNYGTDSPDVGRVCILVPTILLGAYLAFVVCMIKSCESSEGYSAHSTIYAEVQENEHLKIKRSKRLRDDTWTECVYSTVKQY
- the LOC125014113 gene encoding immunoglobulin kappa light chain-like isoform X1 is translated as MMTSLKFVFYLTCLFLRKVTLAQETHQSSYHQESDFKSVNVGETVILPCFYGNDVTARLYWYKQTLGQKPKLISSFYIYDGKGFFYNEFVNNSRFTLDTENSKNHLSISDLRISDSATYYCANSDSAVFEFAEVITVSVKGSGLNINTLVQSSSETVQLGDSVTLNCTVHTGTCDGEHRVYWFKDSEESHPGLIYTHGGRNDQCERKSNTKTQNCFYNLPMDNLNLSHNGIYYCAVASCGYILFGNGTKLELKNEEVSLVLVYFLSGALAFTTILTLLLAASQYIHRRNSQQATDERFSASYTINSEQSFQAEENLHYAALRVKKANRSRSETDDTEDKCIYSGVRK
- the LOC125016136 gene encoding uncharacterized protein LOC125016136 gives rise to the protein MILSVFVFSLSCALLGGAAQVAEQKLSSYVHQESGIVVAKVGDEVTLKCFYNDFARFYWYKQALGQTPTLISSFYKFDRNGTFYNEFKNNPRFTLDSGSGKNHLTITDLRASDSATYYCASSYTFIFEFSRGTFLSVGDSGLNVQDSVHQSSFENLMTEGSVTLNCTVRTGTCKGDHSVYWFRNSEESHPGVIYIHGHRNDQCERNPNAQTHTCVYNLPRTNVNHAGTYYCAVAACGHIAFGNGTKVDFKDGDDLLFRVYFWSGASAFTTILSVLLTFLVCKMSRSNSSPYRDSQERFPTSSKTNVKGYQNGDYRYYIALRQIRINKSRRPRDNTWSECVYFGGK
- the LOC125016259 gene encoding signal-regulatory protein beta-2-like, producing the protein MMMFIANIFLLCLLRGAQLNEISQPEALQTLNLGDTAMIECYINSVLTKRVWYKLTIKRRLQLVATFNSDYNHTTFTDERYSLKTDGVNMHLIISRTSWDDVGTYFCGVVLLDDIKFGSGTFLILKGAKMVSHSVVQLPQSQSVQSGDSLTLSCSVHTECTEHASIMWLKNSDYSAPEMIYSENNGSACQKTKSGETTCVYNLLMRNISSDDAGVYYCVVTSCGQMLLGNGTKLIFNYGTDSPDVGRVCILVPTILLGAYLAFVVCMIKSCESSEGYSAHSTIYAEVQENEHLKIKRSKRLRDDTWTECVYSTVKQY
- the LOC125014113 gene encoding immunoglobulin kappa light chain-like isoform X2, with protein sequence MMTSLKFVFYLTCLFLRKVTLAQETHQSSYHQESDFKSVNVGETVILPCFYGNDVTARLYWYKQTLGQKPKLISSFYIYDGKGFFYNEFVNNSRFTLDTENSKNHLSISDLRISDSATYYCANSDSAVFEFAEVITVSVKGSGLNINTLVQSSSETVQLGDSVTLNCTVHTGTCDGEHRVYWFKDSEESHPGLIYTHGGRNDQCERKSNTKTQNCFYNLPMDNLNLSHNGIYYCAVASCGYILFGNGTKLELKNEEVSLVLVYFLSGALAFTTILTLLLAASQYIHRRNSQQATDERFSASYTINSESFQAEENLHYAALRVKKANRSRSETDDTEDKCIYSGVRK